In Oenanthe melanoleuca isolate GR-GAL-2019-014 chromosome 10, OMel1.0, whole genome shotgun sequence, a single window of DNA contains:
- the ANXA2 gene encoding annexin A2 → MSTVHEILSKLTLEGDHSLPPSAYATVKAYSNFDADRDAAALETAIKTKGVDEVTIINILTNRNNEQRQDIAFAYQRRTKKELSAALKSALSGHLEAVILGLLKTPAQYDASELKAAMKGLGTDEDTLIEIICSRTNQELSEINRVYREMYKTELEKDIISDTSGDFRKLMVALAKGKRCEDTSVIDYELIDQDARDLYDAGVKRKGTDVPKWINIMTERSVPHLQKVFERYKSYSPYDMLESIKKEVKGDLENAFLNLVQCIQNKQLYFADRLYDSMKGKGTRDKVLIRIMVSRCEVDMLKIKSEFKRKYGKSLYYFIQANTKGDYQRALLNLCGGED, encoded by the exons ATGTCCACTGTTCATGAAATTTTAAGCAAACTCACCCTTGAAGGAGAT CATTCTCTCCCTCCAAGTGCATATGCCACAGTGAAGGCTTACTCAAACTTTGATGCTGACCGGGACGCTGCAGCCCTGGAAACAGCCATCAAGACCAAAG GTGTGGATGAGGTCACCATCATCAACATCCTGACAAACCGCAACAATGAGCAGAGGCAGGACATTGCTTTTGCCTATCAGAGGAGAACCAAAAAG GAACTTTCTGCAGCACTCAAGTCTGCTCTCTCAGGTCATTTGGAGGCAGTGATCTTGGGCTTGCTGAAGACACCAGCACAGTATGATGCCTCTGAATTGAAAGCTGCCATGAAG GGGCTGGGAACTGATGAAGACACACTCATTGAAATCATCTGCTCCCGAACAAACCAGGAGCTCAGTGAAATCAACAGAGTCTACAGGGAAA TGTACaagacagagctggaaaaggacATCATCTCAGACACATCTGGGGACTTCCGCAAGCTCATGGTTGCCCTGGCCAAG GGCAAAAGGTGTGAAGATACCTCTGTGATTGATTATGAGCTGATTGACCAAGATGCCAGG GACCTCTATGATGCTGGTGTGAAGAGAAAGGGAACTGATGTCCCCAAGTGGATCAACATTATGACTGAAAGAAGTGTTCCCCACCTGCAGAAAG TCTTTGAGAGATACAAGAGCTACAGCCCATATGATATGTTGGAAAGCATCAAGAAGGAGGTTAAGGGAGATTTGGAGAATGCCTTTCTTAATCTAG TCCAGTGCATTCAGAACAAGCAGCTGTATTTTGCAGACAGACTGTATGACTCCATGAAG GGCAAGGGCACCCGGGACAAGGTGCTGATCAGGATCATGGTGTCCCGCTGCGAGGTGGACATGCTGAAAATCAAGAGTGAATTCAAGAGAAAATATGGCAAATCTCTCTATTATTTCATCCAGGCAA ACACAAAAGGGGACTACCAGAGGGCACTGCTGAACCTGTGTGGTGGAGAGGACTGA